The Lewinellaceae bacterium genome has a segment encoding these proteins:
- the secDF gene encoding protein translocase subunit SecDF, translating to MQGKGIVKFFLVVMTLVTLIQYIFILPTQRVEKDADDYAMKLSKQAANEVRAVAVYKQARAKFLDSMSTEEVFKLPLLKSYTYQELKSRQLALGLDLKGGMSVVLQVDLREFIRSLANDSKDPTFLEALEKAAKAQQSEQTDFVTLFGQQYAKLKSADEKLAPIFQRNEAMRDQVTFNTSDAEIIALLREKSNETVDLTFKLLKQRIDKLGVTQPNVSLDKERDLIVVELPGIDNPERARENLQAAAKLEFWNLYRINDPGVVQFFVDVNEKLRAEAGLEDQAPEMRIDTITTLDSLGNQIITYDTSQVVMNTAAGPLFDVFQVNSQGGFGLAAMGIAERTKRDTLSKLLNRPDIASMFPGEVMFRWDKNPIDFGPDAGVDNDKDMYRLYAVKLERDGKSPLTGEHITTAGTSPDPQTGEIAVSLSMDGTGTRIWNRMTTVAANDNNREVAILLDDEVVSAPRVINPIPSGNTQITGGFSIQEANDLANILEIGKLPAETKIIQESLVGPSLGKENIARSMKALIIGFALVFAFMLFYYGGGGIVSVITLLLNLFFIFGALASYGTVLTLPGIAGIVLTIGMSVDANVIIYERIREELRDGKSLLMAISDGFKHSYSAIIDANVTTILTAFVLAYFGLGPIKGFAVVLIIGVLSSLFTAVLVGRLIIDQWTKKDRQISFSTSVSKDALSKLNIDWLGKRKYAYIISGTVILLGLISFFTRGFELGVDFKGGYSYNITFDQTEPIDAQALRESLTTVFEGNTPIVKAVDAANTFNVVTDYMIDAVEEKDETTGVVTKPSDIVMAKLFEGVNGMVGGNLDFEQFKLPDGVGTNVTSSSQVGPTIADDIQRSAFYATVFALLLIFLYIFLRFSKWQYSLGAVAALFHDTLITLAVFSMFHGLFKFTMEIDQAFIAAILTVIGYSINDTVVVFDRVREYFNKYTRKTKAEVINGAINSTISRTVITSMTTLFVVAVLFAFGGSSIKGFAFALLVGIVVGTYSSIFIATPIMADLTGDMKAVDASESKPGFSKKAKADA from the coding sequence ATGCAAGGAAAAGGAATTGTGAAGTTCTTCCTTGTTGTGATGACATTGGTCACATTAATTCAGTACATTTTTATCCTGCCAACACAGCGGGTAGAAAAAGATGCTGATGACTATGCGATGAAGTTGTCAAAACAAGCGGCGAACGAAGTGAGAGCGGTGGCTGTTTATAAGCAGGCGCGTGCGAAATTCCTGGACTCAATGTCCACGGAAGAGGTATTTAAGTTGCCTCTATTGAAATCTTATACCTATCAGGAGCTCAAATCCCGCCAGTTAGCACTGGGACTTGACCTTAAAGGGGGTATGAGTGTCGTCTTACAGGTAGACCTCCGTGAGTTCATCAGATCATTGGCCAATGATAGCAAAGATCCTACTTTTTTAGAAGCGTTAGAAAAAGCAGCTAAGGCCCAACAATCTGAACAAACAGATTTTGTAACGTTATTCGGACAACAATACGCCAAATTAAAGAGTGCAGACGAAAAGCTCGCTCCTATATTTCAGCGTAATGAAGCCATGCGTGACCAGGTAACTTTTAATACCTCGGACGCCGAGATCATTGCATTACTCAGAGAGAAATCGAACGAGACCGTTGACCTGACCTTTAAGCTGTTGAAACAGCGTATTGACAAACTGGGGGTGACCCAGCCGAACGTTTCATTGGATAAAGAGCGTGACCTGATCGTCGTTGAGCTTCCGGGTATCGATAACCCTGAACGTGCACGTGAAAACCTTCAGGCTGCTGCGAAACTCGAATTCTGGAACCTCTACCGCATCAATGATCCGGGAGTGGTACAGTTTTTTGTTGACGTTAATGAAAAACTCAGAGCTGAAGCCGGTCTGGAAGACCAGGCTCCTGAAATGAGAATTGATACGATCACCACCCTGGATTCTTTAGGGAATCAGATTATTACCTATGATACTTCCCAGGTGGTAATGAATACAGCAGCAGGACCGTTATTTGATGTTTTCCAGGTGAACAGCCAGGGAGGCTTCGGTCTGGCAGCTATGGGAATTGCAGAAAGAACCAAGCGCGATACCCTGTCCAAATTATTGAACAGACCTGATATTGCTTCCATGTTTCCGGGAGAGGTGATGTTCCGTTGGGATAAAAACCCAATAGATTTTGGCCCAGATGCGGGTGTGGACAATGATAAGGATATGTATCGTTTATACGCAGTTAAGCTTGAACGTGATGGTAAATCTCCTTTGACAGGAGAGCATATTACTACTGCAGGGACAAGTCCTGACCCTCAAACAGGTGAGATTGCCGTTTCATTATCAATGGATGGTACCGGTACAAGAATCTGGAATAGAATGACCACCGTTGCCGCCAATGATAACAACCGGGAAGTTGCCATCCTTTTGGATGACGAAGTGGTTTCGGCTCCTCGTGTGATCAACCCGATTCCTTCCGGAAATACACAAATTACCGGTGGATTCAGCATACAGGAGGCCAATGACCTTGCGAATATCCTCGAGATTGGTAAGTTGCCTGCGGAAACGAAAATCATTCAGGAATCTCTGGTAGGACCTTCCCTTGGTAAGGAAAATATTGCCCGAAGTATGAAGGCCCTGATCATTGGTTTTGCACTGGTTTTTGCATTCATGCTCTTTTACTACGGTGGAGGGGGTATTGTTTCCGTTATTACCCTGTTGCTGAACCTGTTCTTTATCTTTGGGGCGCTGGCTTCCTATGGTACGGTACTGACTTTACCCGGTATTGCGGGTATCGTACTCACCATTGGTATGTCGGTGGATGCCAACGTAATCATATACGAACGAATCAGGGAAGAGTTACGAGATGGCAAGTCTCTTTTGATGGCTATCAGCGATGGTTTCAAACACTCCTATTCGGCTATCATCGATGCCAACGTAACCACTATCCTTACTGCTTTCGTCCTGGCTTACTTCGGACTTGGTCCGATCAAAGGATTTGCGGTGGTATTGATCATTGGTGTGTTATCTTCTTTGTTCACGGCTGTATTAGTTGGACGTTTGATTATTGATCAATGGACCAAAAAGGACAGACAGATTTCTTTCTCCACTTCGGTTTCCAAAGATGCTTTGTCAAAACTTAATATTGATTGGTTGGGCAAACGTAAATACGCGTATATCATTTCTGGAACCGTCATTTTACTTGGTCTGATTTCTTTCTTTACCAGAGGTTTTGAATTGGGCGTCGATTTCAAAGGAGGATATTCTTACAATATCACTTTTGATCAAACAGAACCAATCGATGCTCAGGCACTGAGAGAATCGCTTACGACTGTTTTCGAGGGCAATACGCCTATCGTGAAGGCCGTAGATGCTGCAAATACCTTCAACGTAGTGACCGATTATATGATCGATGCTGTTGAGGAAAAAGATGAAACGACGGGAGTAGTGACCAAGCCTTCTGATATTGTCATGGCAAAATTGTTTGAAGGCGTTAACGGTATGGTTGGAGGAAATCTTGACTTCGAGCAGTTCAAACTTCCTGACGGAGTGGGAACCAACGTAACAAGTTCCAGCCAGGTAGGGCCGACCATTGCGGATGACATTCAGCGTAGTGCCTTTTATGCGACGGTTTTTGCCTTGTTGCTGATCTTCCTTTACATCTTCCTGCGTTTTAGCAAGTGGCAGTACAGTTTAGGAGCGGTAGCAGCTTTGTTCCACGATACATTGATAACGCTGGCTGTATTCTCCATGTTCCATGGATTGTTTAAGTTTACCATGGAGATCGACCAGGCATTCATTGCGGCCATCCTTACGGTGATCGGCTATTCTATCAACGATACGGTGGTAGTTTTTGACCGTGTAAGGGAGTATTTCAACAAATACACCAGGAAAACCAAGGCAGAAGTGATCAACGGAGCGATTAACAGTACGATTTCCCGTACGGTTATTACCTCTATGACTACCTTGTTCGTGGTTGCTGTATTGTTTGCATTTGGTGGTTCCAGCATCAAAGGTTTCGCCTTTGCATTGTTGGTGGGTATCGTAGTCGGTACCTATTCATCTATCTTCATTGCAACGCCTATTATGGCGGATTTGACGGGAGATATGAAAGCTGTTGATGCATCAGAAAGTAAACCAGGCTTTTCCAAGAAGGCTAAAGCAGATGCTTAA
- the trxB gene encoding thioredoxin-disulfide reductase produces the protein MADATEHVKCLIIGSGPAGYTAAIYAARANMGPVVYTGKDPGGQLIITTEVDNYPGYPDGVMGPQMMEDFRKQAERFGTQVRYDMINKVDFTGPVHKVWTEGGVEVHADTVIISTGASAKWLGIESEQKLMNKGVSACAVCDGFFFRGQEVVIVGGGDTACEEASYLAKLCPKVHMLVRRDELRASKIMQKRVMNMENIEIHWNTEALEVLGEEEVEGVKVFNNKTKETSEIAASGFFVAIGHQPNTGIFAEWLDRDEIGYLKVKPGTTHTKIEGVFVAGDAQDKVYRQAVTAAGTGCMAALDAERYLTENEII, from the coding sequence ATGGCAGACGCAACAGAACATGTAAAATGTTTGATAATCGGATCAGGACCTGCAGGTTATACCGCGGCAATTTATGCTGCGCGCGCCAATATGGGACCGGTTGTATATACGGGAAAAGATCCCGGCGGACAATTAATTATCACTACAGAAGTGGACAATTATCCCGGTTATCCTGATGGAGTTATGGGTCCTCAAATGATGGAGGATTTCCGCAAGCAGGCAGAGCGCTTCGGCACCCAGGTAAGATACGATATGATCAATAAAGTTGATTTTACCGGCCCGGTGCATAAAGTATGGACCGAGGGCGGTGTTGAGGTTCATGCCGATACGGTAATCATTTCAACAGGCGCCAGTGCCAAATGGCTTGGTATCGAATCCGAGCAAAAATTAATGAACAAAGGGGTATCTGCCTGTGCTGTTTGTGATGGATTTTTCTTCCGTGGCCAGGAAGTAGTGATCGTCGGTGGCGGGGACACCGCTTGTGAAGAGGCTTCCTACCTGGCAAAATTATGCCCGAAAGTACATATGCTCGTCAGACGTGATGAATTGCGCGCTTCGAAGATTATGCAAAAGCGTGTGATGAATATGGAAAACATTGAGATTCACTGGAATACTGAAGCATTGGAGGTCCTTGGAGAAGAAGAAGTAGAAGGAGTAAAAGTCTTTAATAACAAGACCAAAGAAACTTCTGAAATTGCCGCCAGTGGTTTTTTTGTCGCCATAGGCCACCAACCGAATACAGGAATTTTTGCTGAATGGCTGGACAGGGATGAAATCGGTTACCTCAAAGTAAAACCCGGAACCACTCATACCAAAATTGAAGGCGTATTCGTAGCAGGAGATGCACAGGACAAGGTCTACCGCCAGGCGGTCACTGCCGCCGGCACCGGATGTATGGCAGCCCTGGATGCAGAAAGGTATCTTACGGAGAATGAAATCATTTAA
- a CDS encoding T9SS type A sorting domain-containing protein, whose translation MKFKFYFLLLFLLTGMQSVVFAQHSVAREWNELLLESIRNDFARPTVHARNLFHVSAAMYDAWAAYDEEARPFFLGRTVGNYTCNFNGVPTPADVQAAREEAISYAAYRLMRHRFQNSPGAAYLYGLYDNLMDQLGYDKTFTSQNYATGQPACLGNYIANQLINFGFQDGSNELNGYANQYYAPVNAPLVMLSDEPNVMEDPNRWQPLTLDVFIDQSGNVIPFNTPAFLSPEWGNVTPFSLSIDDATIHNRDGHLYWVYDDPGPPPYIQDDGGGLSQEYMWNFSLVAVWSGHLDPNDNTMWDISPGAIGNIPLDAYPTTIQGLRDFYNYQDGGDIGHGYDLNPKTGMPYEPQIVKRGDYGRVLAEFWADGPNSETPPGHWFTILNYVNDHPDLVKKFRGQGEIIDDLEWDVKAYLLLGGTMHDVAISAWGIKGWYDYLRPVSAIRSMAARGQSSSPFLPSYDPAGIPLVEGAIELVNIGDPLAGNDDQHVGEIKLKAWRGPDYVNDPATDVAGVGWILAQDWWPYQRPSFVTPPFAGYISGHSTYSRAAAEILTQLTGDNFFPGGMGVFPAPQNEFLVFEDGPSETITLQWATYQDASDQCSLSRIWGGIHPPCDDIPGRLIGYRIGHSSFAFAEKFFYRDEDGDGYTSNIDCDDNNPDIHPGASEICDGLDNDCNLIADDAITYYTYYRDNDNDTYGDGGDWVEICEATAPPGYVSNDLDCDDTNANVNPAMAEVCDGSDNNCNGYEDEGLEQFTYYRDNDEDNYGDAGTWIQTCDNTAPAGYVTNAMDCNDADGSINPDSPEVCDGMDNNCNASTDEGLPITTYYRDKDGDSYGDAANSVEVCVDGAPEGYVANNQDCDDNNSEINPGAEEACDGKDNNCNGLADDGVPVITYYKDNDGDHFGDATVAIEACQLWAPDGYVENNLDCDDNNPLVNPLASENPDNNIDEDCSGVDLFQDTKVFPNPAHDEVFVHLPYIGQLTLQLVAVDGKIVRQEMITFENNAARIGLEGLDQGVYFITLINSDNERLANEKILKY comes from the coding sequence ATGAAATTTAAATTTTACTTTTTATTATTGTTTTTGTTGACCGGGATGCAAAGTGTTGTGTTTGCACAGCATTCTGTGGCACGTGAATGGAACGAATTATTGCTGGAGTCCATTCGAAATGACTTTGCCAGACCTACGGTTCATGCCCGTAACCTCTTCCACGTTTCGGCCGCTATGTATGATGCCTGGGCGGCTTATGATGAGGAAGCAAGGCCATTTTTCCTGGGGCGTACAGTGGGTAATTACACCTGCAATTTTAATGGTGTTCCGACACCAGCGGACGTACAGGCCGCCAGGGAAGAAGCCATTAGTTATGCGGCTTATCGCCTGATGAGACATAGGTTCCAGAATTCACCCGGAGCGGCTTACCTGTACGGGCTTTATGATAATTTAATGGATCAGTTGGGGTATGATAAAACGTTTACTTCGCAGAATTATGCGACAGGGCAGCCTGCCTGCCTGGGGAACTATATCGCTAACCAGCTCATCAATTTTGGTTTTCAGGATGGGTCCAATGAATTGAACGGTTATGCCAATCAGTACTATGCGCCGGTCAATGCCCCTTTGGTCATGCTATCCGATGAGCCCAATGTAATGGAGGACCCGAATCGGTGGCAACCACTAACCCTTGATGTGTTTATCGATCAGTCTGGGAATGTAATCCCTTTTAATACACCGGCTTTTTTAAGCCCGGAATGGGGCAATGTCACGCCATTTTCTCTATCCATTGATGATGCAACCATTCACAATCGGGATGGCCATTTGTATTGGGTATATGATGATCCGGGACCACCGCCTTACATCCAGGATGATGGGGGAGGACTGTCACAGGAATATATGTGGAATTTTTCCTTGGTGGCCGTTTGGTCCGGGCACCTTGATCCAAATGATAATACGATGTGGGATATTTCTCCTGGCGCCATTGGTAATATTCCTTTGGATGCTTATCCAACTACCATACAGGGGTTAAGGGATTTTTATAATTACCAGGATGGCGGTGATATTGGTCATGGGTATGACCTCAATCCCAAAACGGGGATGCCTTACGAACCTCAAATTGTAAAACGGGGAGATTATGGCCGCGTTTTGGCAGAATTCTGGGCGGACGGTCCTAATTCCGAAACACCTCCGGGCCACTGGTTTACCATTCTCAATTATGTCAATGATCATCCTGATTTGGTGAAAAAATTCAGGGGTCAGGGGGAAATAATCGATGACCTGGAATGGGATGTCAAAGCATACCTCCTTTTAGGGGGAACGATGCACGATGTGGCTATTTCTGCATGGGGGATTAAGGGATGGTACGATTACCTTCGACCCGTATCCGCCATTCGATCCATGGCCGCTCGAGGACAATCTTCCTCTCCGTTTTTGCCAAGTTATGATCCGGCGGGGATTCCACTTGTGGAAGGAGCCATCGAATTGGTAAATATTGGTGATCCGCTTGCAGGGAATGATGACCAGCATGTGGGTGAAATAAAACTAAAAGCATGGCGTGGGCCGGATTATGTAAATGATCCGGCAACAGATGTCGCCGGGGTAGGCTGGATCCTTGCACAGGATTGGTGGCCCTACCAAAGGCCATCGTTTGTGACGCCTCCTTTTGCTGGATATATTTCAGGACACTCCACTTATTCCAGGGCTGCTGCTGAAATACTGACACAACTCACGGGGGATAATTTCTTCCCGGGAGGAATGGGTGTATTTCCTGCTCCCCAGAATGAATTTCTTGTCTTTGAAGACGGACCCTCTGAAACCATTACCCTTCAATGGGCTACCTATCAGGACGCTTCTGACCAGTGCAGCCTTTCGAGGATATGGGGAGGCATTCACCCGCCTTGCGATGATATTCCAGGACGCCTCATAGGATACAGAATAGGGCATTCAAGTTTCGCTTTTGCCGAAAAATTCTTCTACCGGGATGAAGATGGAGATGGTTATACCTCCAATATCGATTGCGATGATAACAACCCGGATATCCATCCCGGAGCTTCGGAAATTTGTGATGGACTGGACAATGATTGTAACCTGATCGCGGATGATGCAATTACCTATTATACTTATTACCGGGACAATGACAATGATACCTATGGTGACGGGGGAGACTGGGTTGAAATCTGTGAAGCCACCGCACCTCCCGGTTATGTGAGCAATGACCTGGATTGTGATGATACCAATGCCAATGTAAACCCTGCCATGGCTGAAGTTTGCGACGGAAGCGATAACAACTGCAATGGTTATGAGGATGAAGGATTGGAACAATTCACCTATTATCGGGATAATGATGAGGACAATTATGGTGATGCGGGCACATGGATACAAACCTGTGACAATACGGCTCCGGCAGGGTATGTTACCAACGCCATGGACTGTAATGATGCCGATGGTTCCATCAATCCTGATTCACCGGAGGTATGCGACGGAATGGACAACAACTGTAATGCTTCGACGGATGAAGGACTTCCGATCACCACTTACTACCGGGACAAAGACGGCGATTCCTATGGGGATGCTGCCAACTCAGTCGAGGTCTGTGTGGATGGAGCTCCTGAAGGGTATGTCGCCAATAACCAGGATTGTGATGACAATAATTCAGAGATCAATCCGGGAGCTGAGGAGGCTTGTGATGGTAAAGACAACAACTGTAACGGTCTTGCAGACGATGGCGTACCGGTCATAACTTATTACAAGGACAATGACGGTGACCATTTCGGAGATGCCACGGTAGCCATTGAAGCTTGTCAGCTTTGGGCACCGGATGGTTATGTCGAAAACAACCTGGATTGTGATGACAACAATCCGCTGGTCAACCCGCTGGCTTCAGAAAATCCGGATAACAACATCGATGAGGATTGCAGCGGGGTGGATTTGTTCCAGGACACCAAAGTGTTCCCCAACCCGGCGCATGATGAGGTGTTTGTGCATCTTCCGTATATTGGCCAGTTGACGTTGCAGCTTGTTGCCGTGGATGGCAAGATCGTTCGTCAGGAAATGATAACCTTTGAAAACAATGCCGCAAGGATTGGGCTTGAAGGACTGGACCAGGGGGTTTATTTCATTACCCTGATCAATAGCGATAACGAACGGCTGGCGAATGAAAAGATATTAAAATATTAG
- a CDS encoding immune inhibitor A, with protein sequence MKNILTVLFLSLVSVGFAQEASLSYSKVKVFLNEIQTLEELAAIHLAVDHGTYAKGRYFITDLSTYEIEQLSAAGFEYEILIPDVEAWYADPSRQPTDYRGPEDCQENVAAPKFPTPENFELGNMAGFFTWQEMLSILDDMKEKFPDLISTKSPLTEELTYEGRPIHWVRISDHPEMDENEPEILYTALHHSREPASLSQLIYYMWYLLENYDSDEQIRYLIDHTEMYFIPCINPDGYVYNQINNPDGGGLWRKNRVENGDGSHGVDINRNYGHEWGYDNEGSSENPLSETYRGTEAFSEPETRAVRDFCNAHQFQIALNYHTHGDLLIHPWGFSDSYTPDQETFSNMADVLVADNHFISGIGSETVGYVVNGDSDDWMYGEQNTKPSIFSFTPEVGSSGGFWPTEDQIIPNCRNTMLMNLNAASLLHRFGLLKDINSGVTNSLESTFYYSLKRIGLQEGSLEVSLTPVSDNILEVGASSSHWLEMNESVDGSIPFTLNPEIQNGDVIKFYLSLSNGDYIQGDTISKIFIDNPPVFSDTEASLDHWEIISGPWNQTDNMFYSPPSSITDSPAGVYANNISNHIHLQNPVSLNTGFEKAYLNFWAKWDIEPQYDYAQVSLSVNGGAYFPLCGKFSSLGTQFQDEGNPVYDGNQKGWVEEIIDITPFVNQNDEISIQFSMVSDGYLQEDGFYFDDVRIFLTANNTGVTKIPEPETKWSLSPNPSGDKVFLAISPVNDEAKLTEIVFYNVLGVKMTEILKEVSGPEKIEFDTSLWMPGIYFCKFKQEQKNSPFKRLLVIH encoded by the coding sequence ATGAAAAACATCCTGACTGTTTTATTCCTTTCCCTGGTTTCCGTTGGCTTTGCCCAGGAAGCTTCCCTATCCTATTCGAAGGTAAAGGTGTTTTTGAATGAAATTCAAACCCTGGAGGAACTTGCAGCAATTCACTTAGCGGTGGACCACGGCACTTACGCCAAAGGAAGGTATTTCATTACAGATCTTTCCACTTATGAGATCGAACAGTTGTCTGCTGCAGGATTCGAATATGAAATATTGATCCCCGACGTGGAGGCCTGGTATGCTGATCCTTCCCGACAACCAACTGATTACAGGGGCCCGGAAGATTGTCAGGAGAATGTAGCCGCCCCAAAATTTCCCACTCCGGAAAATTTCGAGTTGGGCAATATGGCAGGATTTTTCACCTGGCAGGAAATGCTGTCCATCCTGGATGATATGAAAGAAAAATTCCCTGACCTGATCTCCACCAAATCACCCCTGACAGAAGAACTCACCTACGAAGGACGCCCCATTCACTGGGTACGTATCTCTGATCACCCTGAAATGGATGAAAATGAGCCGGAGATCCTCTATACGGCTTTGCACCATTCCCGCGAACCGGCCAGCCTTTCTCAACTGATCTATTATATGTGGTACCTGCTGGAAAATTACGACAGTGATGAACAAATCCGGTACCTGATCGATCATACAGAAATGTATTTTATCCCCTGTATCAATCCCGACGGTTATGTTTACAACCAAATCAACAATCCGGATGGAGGCGGATTGTGGCGCAAAAACCGGGTAGAAAACGGGGATGGTTCTCATGGAGTGGACATCAACCGGAACTATGGCCATGAATGGGGATACGACAATGAAGGTTCCTCTGAAAATCCACTGTCGGAAACCTATAGAGGTACGGAAGCTTTTTCGGAACCTGAAACCAGGGCGGTTCGTGACTTCTGCAATGCCCACCAGTTTCAAATAGCGCTGAATTATCATACCCACGGGGACTTGCTCATCCATCCCTGGGGATTTTCGGACTCTTATACCCCTGACCAGGAAACCTTTTCCAATATGGCAGACGTTTTGGTGGCCGATAATCATTTCATTTCGGGCATAGGTTCCGAAACGGTAGGTTATGTAGTCAATGGAGATTCTGATGACTGGATGTACGGTGAACAAAACACAAAACCTTCCATTTTTTCTTTTACTCCTGAAGTAGGCTCCAGCGGAGGATTCTGGCCTACCGAAGACCAGATCATTCCCAATTGTCGTAATACCATGCTGATGAACCTGAATGCGGCATCACTTTTACATCGGTTCGGACTGTTAAAAGATATAAACTCAGGGGTTACCAACAGCCTTGAATCAACCTTTTATTACAGTTTAAAAAGAATTGGACTCCAGGAAGGATCTCTTGAGGTCAGTTTAACCCCGGTGAGTGATAATATTTTGGAGGTAGGTGCCTCATCCTCTCATTGGCTGGAAATGAATGAGTCCGTGGATGGCTCCATCCCGTTTACCCTGAATCCGGAGATTCAAAACGGCGATGTAATAAAATTTTACCTTTCCCTGTCCAATGGAGATTATATCCAGGGAGATACCATTAGCAAAATATTTATCGACAACCCACCCGTGTTCTCAGATACAGAAGCATCCCTTGACCATTGGGAAATTATCTCCGGCCCCTGGAACCAGACTGATAATATGTTTTATTCTCCCCCGTCGAGCATCACCGATTCACCTGCCGGAGTTTATGCAAATAATATATCCAACCATATCCATCTTCAAAACCCGGTTTCCCTCAATACGGGATTTGAAAAAGCCTACCTGAATTTTTGGGCCAAATGGGATATTGAACCACAATACGATTACGCCCAGGTCTCTTTGTCGGTAAACGGAGGAGCTTATTTCCCCCTATGCGGAAAATTTTCAAGTCTGGGTACTCAATTCCAGGATGAAGGCAATCCCGTTTACGACGGAAATCAAAAAGGCTGGGTGGAAGAAATCATTGATATCACCCCGTTCGTAAACCAGAACGACGAGATCAGCATTCAGTTTTCAATGGTATCTGACGGGTACTTACAGGAAGATGGTTTTTATTTCGACGATGTCCGCATCTTCCTGACGGCGAATAACACAGGAGTAACAAAAATTCCTGAACCGGAAACGAAATGGTCCCTCTCCCCTAACCCTTCCGGCGACAAAGTTTTTTTAGCAATAAGCCCGGTAAACGATGAGGCAAAACTCACCGAAATTGTTTTCTACAATGTGCTGGGGGTAAAAATGACGGAGATTCTCAAAGAAGTCTCCGGGCCTGAAAAAATTGAATTCGACACAAGCCTTTGGATGCCAGGTATTTATTTTTGCAAATTCAAGCAGGAACAAAAAAATTCCCCCTTTAAACGGTTGTTAGTCATTCACTAA
- the fbaA gene encoding class II fructose-bisphosphate aldolase has translation MSKNTKFRKGVLHGDEVTELLNYANEHNFAIPAVNCIGTDTVNAAMETAAAVNSPVIIQLSNGGGVFYAGKGLSNENQQAAVLGCVSAAKHVHELAEAYGVTVIMHTDHCARKLLPWIDGLITEGEKFYAKKGYPLYSSHMIDLSEEPIEENVETCVEYLKRMDKIGMTLEIELGVTGGEEDGVDNSDVDSSRLYTQPEEVAYAYEKLSAVSNRFTIAAAFGNVHGVYKPGNVTLRPIILKNSQDYAQKKFNTAPNPINFVFHGGSGSSQEEIREAVEYGAVKMNIDTDTQWAFWDGVREYEAKNHAYLQGQIGNPDGDDKPNKKYYDPRAWLRAGENTFVARLKQAFEDLNCINRNA, from the coding sequence ATGTCTAAAAATACCAAATTCCGTAAAGGAGTTTTACATGGTGACGAAGTAACAGAGTTATTAAACTATGCGAATGAGCATAATTTTGCAATACCTGCAGTCAATTGCATCGGTACGGACACTGTCAATGCCGCTATGGAAACGGCGGCCGCGGTTAACTCTCCTGTAATCATTCAATTATCCAATGGCGGTGGCGTATTTTACGCCGGTAAAGGCCTGAGTAACGAAAACCAGCAAGCAGCCGTTCTCGGATGCGTTTCAGCGGCAAAACATGTTCATGAACTGGCTGAAGCCTATGGCGTAACCGTTATCATGCACACTGACCACTGTGCCAGGAAATTGCTTCCATGGATTGATGGATTGATCACTGAAGGTGAAAAATTTTATGCCAAGAAAGGTTATCCATTATACAGCTCTCACATGATCGATCTTTCTGAAGAACCTATCGAGGAAAACGTCGAAACCTGTGTTGAATACTTAAAACGTATGGATAAAATAGGCATGACCCTCGAGATCGAGCTGGGGGTTACAGGTGGTGAAGAAGATGGTGTTGACAATTCTGATGTCGATAGCTCACGCCTTTATACTCAGCCGGAAGAAGTAGCCTATGCTTATGAAAAACTGTCTGCTGTAAGCAACCGTTTTACCATTGCTGCAGCATTCGGTAACGTACACGGCGTCTATAAGCCAGGGAATGTAACCCTGCGTCCCATTATCCTGAAAAATTCACAGGACTATGCCCAGAAGAAATTTAATACAGCACCCAATCCAATCAACTTCGTATTCCACGGAGGCTCAGGCTCTTCCCAGGAAGAAATTCGCGAGGCAGTTGAGTACGGCGCTGTAAAAATGAATATAGATACCGACACACAGTGGGCCTTCTGGGATGGTGTAAGGGAATATGAAGCCAAAAATCACGCTTACCTCCAGGGCCAGATCGGGAATCCTGACGGTGATGATAAGCCAAACAAAAAATATTATGACCCACGTGCCTGGTTGCGCGCGGGAGAAAATACTTTTGTGGCAAGGTTGAAACAGGCTTTCGAAGACCTGAACTGTATCAACAGAAATGCATAA